From the Mangifera indica cultivar Alphonso chromosome 10, CATAS_Mindica_2.1, whole genome shotgun sequence genome, one window contains:
- the LOC123226744 gene encoding uncharacterized protein LOC123226744 — MANRLKVLLPQFINKAQGAFVGGRSIGENILLCQELMQGYHKDTLEKKCAIKIDIMKAYDSLNWDFLLAALNTIDIPQTFITWIRSCITSPKFSVGLNGELVGFFKRRMSIPYPL, encoded by the exons atggcaaaccgccTCAAGGTCCTTCTTCCGCAGTTCATAAACAAAGCTCAAGGAGCCTTTGTGGGAGGCCgtagcattggtgaaaacatccttctatgccaagagcttatgcagGGATACCATAAGGACACTcttgaaaagaaatgtgccataaagattgatattatgaaagcttatgacTCTTTGAATTGGGATTTCTTACTTGCTGCTCTTAATACCATTGACATACCGCAAACTTTCATAACTTGGATAAGGAGTTGCATCACTAGTCCTAAGTTTTCAGTGGGcttaaatggtgaacttgtgggcttcttcaaaa ggcggatgtctATTCCATATCCCTTATAA